The Bacteroidales bacterium WCE2008 genome has a segment encoding these proteins:
- a CDS encoding Starch-binding associating with outer membrane, with the protein MTAVLILGSATSCSYFLEKPDTTGTVDQDAVFSTAKNAKSALMTCYRDALRHGWPGGIGIGHSTLGALCGELGRGYSWHGSYTITQQGLSVNGIDGSDAGAENYGNNWRIIRECYIVYENVDKVTDLTDAEKQNMKGEALALIAYRYMGMFYRYGGVPIVRKSFEASDDLTAGRATLQEMVDFIMELCDEAIGLLPEKWNAANTGRMSKGAALAIKARTLQFAARPLFNSDRPYLDNGADNDLICFGNASVERWKAAIDANEAVLSWAAANGVVLINTGDAGVGEPNPHAFDDYGRATSEPSNEELILAYKFNDNGGTDALVNFINCSNYQTYNHFDTAESGILTNHLEKYWDKDGNDIDWPKVGDAAPKSGADWRANVAKTEPRAHADIKFGGFDSDNNPGNYNWTNAGWGRGGYSADKNKKDVFPNAISGGRGIGERTKFYYHAGSRLWFEPPLFRLAETYLYLAEAYNEYGNTAKALENLNMVHNRAGLPKITETDQAKLRAIIQRECAVELFQEGGHRYYDAKHWKLADIADGVCGGPMRMLQFNIKNDNSVVWPYPAEAVEDYWDSVVYEAFWSDAMYLEPFPQTEVNKKTITQNPGY; encoded by the coding sequence ATGACAGCGGTCCTGATACTGGGATCCGCCACCTCGTGCAGTTACTTCCTGGAGAAACCGGACACCACCGGTACAGTCGACCAGGACGCCGTGTTCTCGACGGCCAAGAATGCCAAGTCTGCCCTGATGACCTGCTATCGCGACGCCCTGCGTCACGGCTGGCCGGGGGGCATCGGCATCGGCCACAGCACGCTTGGAGCTCTCTGCGGCGAACTCGGCCGCGGCTACAGCTGGCATGGAAGTTACACCATCACCCAGCAGGGCCTTTCCGTCAACGGAATCGACGGCTCCGACGCTGGCGCAGAGAACTATGGCAACAACTGGCGCATTATCCGCGAGTGCTACATAGTATATGAGAATGTAGATAAGGTGACTGACCTTACCGATGCTGAGAAGCAGAACATGAAGGGAGAGGCCCTGGCCCTTATCGCCTATCGCTATATGGGCATGTTCTACCGTTACGGCGGAGTCCCTATAGTCCGCAAGTCCTTCGAGGCGAGCGATGACCTGACTGCAGGCCGCGCTACCCTCCAGGAGATGGTAGACTTCATAATGGAACTCTGCGACGAGGCCATCGGACTGCTTCCTGAGAAATGGAACGCAGCCAATACCGGACGAATGAGCAAGGGAGCTGCCCTGGCAATCAAGGCCCGCACCCTCCAGTTCGCCGCCCGCCCTCTTTTCAACAGCGACAGGCCGTATCTCGACAACGGCGCCGACAATGACCTCATATGTTTCGGCAACGCGAGCGTCGAGAGGTGGAAGGCCGCGATCGATGCCAATGAGGCCGTGCTCTCATGGGCCGCAGCCAACGGAGTCGTGCTTATCAATACCGGCGATGCCGGAGTCGGAGAGCCGAATCCACACGCATTCGACGACTATGGACGCGCTACCTCCGAGCCTTCGAACGAGGAGCTGATACTTGCGTACAAGTTCAACGACAACGGCGGGACTGACGCTCTGGTCAACTTTATCAACTGTTCCAACTATCAGACATACAATCATTTCGATACTGCCGAGAGCGGAATCCTTACAAACCATCTCGAGAAGTATTGGGATAAGGACGGCAATGATATAGACTGGCCTAAGGTCGGGGATGCTGCTCCGAAATCCGGCGCGGACTGGCGGGCCAATGTCGCCAAGACGGAGCCGAGAGCCCATGCCGACATCAAGTTCGGCGGCTTTGATTCTGATAATAATCCGGGCAACTATAACTGGACGAATGCGGGATGGGGCCGAGGAGGCTATTCTGCCGACAAGAACAAGAAGGATGTGTTCCCTAACGCCATAAGCGGCGGACGAGGAATCGGGGAACGTACCAAGTTCTATTACCATGCCGGCAGCCGTCTCTGGTTCGAACCGCCTCTTTTCCGCCTTGCCGAGACTTATCTCTACCTCGCCGAGGCATACAACGAGTACGGCAATACTGCAAAAGCCCTCGAGAACCTGAACATGGTTCACAACAGGGCAGGACTTCCTAAGATCACCGAGACCGACCAGGCCAAGCTCCGCGCGATCATTCAGCGCGAGTGCGCAGTAGAACTTTTCCAGGAGGGCGGCCACCGTTACTATGACGCAAAGCACTGGAAGCTCGCCGACATAGCAGACGGAGTCTGCGGAGGCCCTATGAGGATGCTCCAGTTCAACATCAAGAATGACAATTCGGTCGTATGGCCATATCCTGCCGAGGCTGTGGAGGACTATTGGGACTCCGTAGTCTATGAGGCATTCTGGTCAGATGCCATGTATCTGGAACCATTCCCTCAGACCGAGGTGAACAAGAAGACTATCACCCAGAATCCGGGGTATTGA
- a CDS encoding TonB-linked outer membrane protein, SusC/RagA family — MIHSVTRYLILAGALLLASMSLPAQDYGTGAISTASGDDLYKTVNPNLTNTFVGNFSGMNVYQGTGELGGNNGKWMIRGIGSYGMGSWSLAKFFVDGFEVNAEYVCAISPSEIEKVEVLKDAAALALYGEKGANGIIRITTRRGVEGKTSVQARVRYGIQDPQSMNKPLGSFEYASLYNQAVSNDNGMRWTPVYSEEQLAAYRDGTGIDVDWYDKAMRDYGTFSDVDVILNGGTKGARYNINLDYVGNQGLLSAKNSDSTKNLGYNRFNVRANLDFSVLKIFEVRFDMGGRIEMLHRPNYAISSLFSNLQKYPSNIYNVYDDEVCENYSGTAVYPNNPYASVHGLGWYSYKGRSLQTNLSVREKLDMVTPGLYLEEAVSLYSYTLSTYSKTANYARWHNGSTTTTDQTTTLTASGYGSAGMQDRKQGRITAGYDHAFGKHHLTTALNFYLSAFKGDGYFSYKYNVANLNGFVNYVYDGRYVVEAAFSEFGNDAYAPGHRWAFYPTVSAAWVVSNEGFMKGNAFDWLKVRASAGLSGYSDSAATSVLADYSSKGRYLFKDYYTYSYIGSFYTGATSGTWQTTLVPMFVPNENVHSEKSLKYNLGVDARIGGLSASIDAFLDKRSDILTLDKSLMGYYGKQYSFSNSGKMTNAGFEVELGYSGKTGDFAYGIDGMVSFARNRVDFMDEVPAAHAYNEATGRPFGTYIGLVADGFYDITDFDDSGNLISTLPTPAFGAVQPGDIKYLDLDKNGIVDQNDVTRIGRSWVPEWGFAMNFRFGWKGFDFQCMMQGVAGVSANLLSNWNQNVAFVDNGNAYAIARGAWAYYPAEGIDNRAGATYPRLTTRSNENNYRDSSFWIKDASFLKCRNLELGYSFDAEKLQKAHISGLRCFVSAQNVFTISPFQRDYNLDPENLSGLYPAIKSFNAGVSITF; from the coding sequence ATGATACATTCTGTTACAAGATATCTTATTCTGGCAGGGGCCCTGCTTCTCGCCAGTATGAGCCTTCCGGCCCAGGATTATGGGACGGGAGCAATTTCCACGGCTTCGGGTGACGATCTGTACAAGACCGTGAATCCGAACCTGACGAACACCTTCGTCGGCAACTTCTCCGGTATGAATGTTTATCAGGGTACCGGCGAGCTCGGAGGCAACAACGGCAAATGGATGATCCGAGGGATCGGCAGCTACGGAATGGGCTCATGGTCCTTGGCCAAGTTCTTCGTGGACGGCTTCGAGGTGAACGCCGAGTATGTATGCGCCATCTCTCCTTCCGAAATCGAGAAGGTTGAGGTATTGAAGGATGCCGCCGCCCTTGCCCTCTACGGAGAGAAAGGCGCCAACGGAATCATCCGCATAACTACCCGCAGGGGCGTCGAAGGCAAGACTTCGGTCCAGGCCCGCGTGCGGTACGGAATCCAGGATCCGCAGAGCATGAACAAGCCTCTCGGTTCGTTCGAATACGCCAGCCTCTACAACCAGGCCGTCTCCAACGACAACGGCATGAGATGGACTCCTGTCTATTCGGAGGAGCAGCTCGCCGCCTACAGGGACGGCACCGGCATCGATGTCGACTGGTATGACAAGGCGATGCGGGATTATGGTACATTCTCCGACGTGGACGTGATCCTCAACGGAGGGACCAAGGGTGCCCGATACAATATCAATCTTGATTATGTCGGCAACCAGGGCCTGCTTTCCGCAAAGAACTCGGATTCGACCAAGAATCTCGGATACAACCGCTTCAACGTAAGGGCCAACCTGGATTTCAGCGTGCTGAAGATCTTCGAGGTCCGCTTCGACATGGGCGGCCGTATAGAGATGCTGCACCGTCCGAACTACGCCATCTCCAGCCTGTTCTCGAACCTCCAGAAATATCCGTCAAACATATACAATGTCTATGACGACGAGGTCTGCGAGAATTACAGCGGTACTGCTGTCTATCCGAACAACCCTTATGCTTCAGTCCACGGACTCGGCTGGTACTCATACAAGGGCCGCAGTCTCCAGACAAATCTCTCCGTCAGGGAGAAGCTGGACATGGTCACCCCGGGCCTCTACCTGGAAGAAGCAGTCTCCCTGTACAGCTATACGCTGAGCACATATTCTAAGACTGCGAATTATGCCCGCTGGCACAACGGTTCTACCACTACTACGGACCAGACCACCACGCTCACCGCGAGCGGCTATGGCTCCGCCGGGATGCAGGACCGCAAGCAGGGCAGGATCACGGCCGGTTATGACCATGCCTTCGGAAAACACCACCTGACGACGGCCCTGAACTTCTATCTCTCGGCCTTCAAGGGAGACGGATACTTCTCATACAAATACAACGTCGCCAATCTCAACGGCTTCGTCAACTATGTATATGACGGCCGCTACGTCGTCGAGGCTGCGTTCTCCGAATTCGGCAACGACGCATACGCTCCCGGTCACCGCTGGGCATTCTATCCGACTGTCTCTGCGGCCTGGGTAGTCTCCAATGAGGGATTCATGAAAGGAAACGCCTTTGACTGGCTCAAGGTCAGGGCATCTGCCGGACTCTCCGGTTACTCTGACTCGGCAGCCACGTCGGTACTCGCGGACTACTCCTCCAAGGGTCGTTACCTGTTCAAGGATTACTATACATACAGCTACATCGGCAGCTTCTACACTGGTGCGACTTCAGGTACTTGGCAGACCACCCTCGTTCCGATGTTCGTTCCAAACGAGAATGTCCATTCGGAGAAGAGTCTCAAGTACAATCTCGGAGTCGACGCCCGCATAGGCGGCCTCAGTGCAAGCATAGACGCTTTCCTTGACAAGCGCTCCGATATCCTTACCCTTGACAAGTCCCTGATGGGATACTATGGCAAGCAGTATTCGTTCTCCAATTCCGGCAAGATGACAAATGCCGGTTTCGAGGTCGAGCTCGGCTATTCCGGAAAGACCGGGGACTTTGCCTACGGCATCGACGGTATGGTCTCATTCGCCCGGAACAGGGTGGACTTCATGGATGAGGTTCCTGCCGCCCATGCCTACAATGAGGCCACAGGCCGCCCGTTCGGTACATACATCGGACTCGTAGCCGACGGATTCTATGACATCACTGACTTCGACGACAGCGGAAACTTGATTTCGACCCTGCCTACGCCTGCTTTCGGAGCGGTCCAGCCGGGAGACATCAAGTATCTCGACCTCGACAAGAACGGAATCGTGGACCAGAATGACGTGACCAGGATCGGCCGCAGCTGGGTGCCTGAATGGGGCTTCGCCATGAACTTCAGGTTTGGCTGGAAGGGCTTCGACTTCCAGTGCATGATGCAGGGAGTCGCCGGAGTATCGGCAAACCTCCTCAGCAACTGGAACCAGAACGTCGCCTTCGTGGACAACGGCAATGCTTATGCAATCGCCAGGGGCGCATGGGCATATTACCCGGCCGAAGGCATCGACAACCGCGCCGGCGCCACCTATCCGCGACTCACGACCCGCAGCAACGAGAACAACTACCGTGACAGCTCATTCTGGATCAAGGATGCGTCATTCCTGAAGTGCCGGAACCTGGAGCTCGGCTACTCTTTCGATGCCGAAAAGCTGCAGAAGGCCCATATAAGCGGACTGCGATGCTTCGTGAGTGCGCAGAATGTGTTTACCATCAGTCCTTTCCAGAGAGACTACAATCTGGATCCGGAGAATCTCTCAGGCCTGTATCCGGCTATCAAGTCGTTCAACGCAGGCGTATCCATAACATTCTAA
- a CDS encoding Starch-binding associating with outer membrane, protein MKTKYILLTMAAAAMTLSSCEKYLDTSLDLHNTSETVGTSRNSIWGFANAFYSPIIYGYAVIDDNLFASASDEAQQTSAASDVIYFNKGIVNSSVNPLWRYYNNCYEGIRAANYFLDYVSDGKGMALLEQNRNLITDAVNYARDVASLNYYIAEAHIARAYYYSELIKMYGGVPIIEQTSEAAGARKVARSSYEDCVEYIVGEIDGWKDQLATDWTDNNTREGRFTLGAALAIKARVLLYAASPLHNPSGDWDKWDRAAKAAADVINLGTYSLDSDYATYFTGNRSLSSAETIYAVRRAASNTMEKNNYPIATSGGKSGVCPTENLVSAYEWTGAVDEADPYANRDPRLAASIVVNGSRWNGRVIAQAAGESDDMARTNASRTGYYLRKFLTDELNLTQGATAQHNWVAYRYAEVLLNYAEAVNEAYGPASVPAGLPMSAKAALAMVRNRASSSLPAVNAGTVDAFRTAVKHERQVELAFEDHRYWDLLRWRDAINVLNSPVQGVKVTRSEDRYSYEVLDVADRTFMERNYYLPFMRSEVVNSKGTLEQNAGY, encoded by the coding sequence ATGAAAACGAAATACATTTTACTGACTATGGCTGCAGCGGCGATGACGCTGTCTTCCTGCGAGAAGTATCTGGACACCAGCCTGGATCTTCACAACACTTCCGAGACGGTAGGGACGTCGCGAAACTCCATCTGGGGTTTTGCCAATGCATTCTATTCTCCGATAATCTACGGGTACGCGGTGATTGACGACAACTTGTTCGCATCCGCTTCAGACGAGGCCCAGCAGACCTCTGCGGCATCCGATGTCATCTACTTCAACAAGGGCATCGTCAACTCCAGCGTCAACCCTCTTTGGAGATATTACAACAACTGCTATGAGGGTATCCGCGCAGCGAACTATTTCCTGGATTACGTCTCTGACGGAAAGGGAATGGCCTTGCTGGAGCAGAACAGGAACCTCATCACGGATGCGGTCAACTATGCCCGTGACGTCGCTTCCCTCAACTATTACATAGCAGAGGCCCATATTGCCCGCGCATACTATTATTCCGAGCTCATAAAGATGTACGGAGGAGTTCCGATCATCGAGCAGACCTCGGAAGCCGCCGGCGCCCGGAAGGTCGCCCGCAGCTCATACGAGGACTGCGTGGAATACATAGTCGGCGAGATCGACGGCTGGAAGGACCAGCTCGCTACAGACTGGACGGACAACAACACTAGGGAGGGACGTTTCACCCTCGGCGCCGCCCTTGCTATCAAGGCTCGCGTGCTGCTATATGCCGCATCTCCTCTCCACAATCCTTCGGGGGACTGGGACAAATGGGACAGGGCCGCCAAGGCTGCCGCCGACGTGATCAACCTGGGCACATACTCCCTCGACAGCGATTATGCGACATATTTCACTGGCAACCGTTCCCTCTCCAGCGCGGAGACCATCTATGCGGTCCGCAGGGCTGCCTCTAACACTATGGAGAAGAACAATTATCCTATCGCCACTTCCGGTGGGAAGAGCGGCGTCTGTCCGACGGAAAATCTGGTTTCCGCCTATGAGTGGACCGGAGCCGTGGATGAAGCCGATCCATATGCCAACAGGGACCCGCGTCTCGCCGCCTCCATTGTCGTCAATGGAAGCAGGTGGAACGGACGCGTGATAGCCCAGGCTGCAGGAGAGAGCGACGATATGGCCAGGACCAATGCCAGCCGTACCGGCTATTACCTCAGGAAGTTCCTCACGGACGAGCTGAACCTTACCCAGGGAGCCACCGCCCAGCATAACTGGGTGGCATACCGCTACGCCGAAGTTCTGCTCAACTATGCAGAGGCTGTCAACGAGGCTTATGGTCCCGCATCAGTCCCTGCCGGATTGCCTATGAGCGCCAAGGCCGCCCTTGCGATGGTGCGCAACCGCGCCAGCTCAAGCCTGCCGGCCGTGAATGCGGGCACTGTCGATGCTTTCCGCACCGCGGTCAAGCATGAACGTCAGGTCGAACTGGCCTTCGAGGACCATCGTTACTGGGACCTTCTCCGCTGGAGGGATGCCATCAATGTCCTCAATTCTCCTGTGCAGGGAGTGAAGGTCACCCGTTCCGAGGACAGGTATTCATACGAGGTCTTGGACGTGGCTGACAGGACTTTCATGGAGAGAAACTATTATCTGCCGTTCATGCGTTCCGAGGTCGTCAACTCCAAGGGGACCCTGGAGCAGAATGCCGGCTATTGA
- a CDS encoding enterochelin esterase, with the protein MKKLSIILSCLLWSCIMQAQSFSTAGWWDAPAKEAFSPVVAEDGRVTFRVNAPGARKVVLSFDEWTVRRYPMSKKEKGVWEVTIGPVKPGCYEYAFLVDGVKVLDYGNPAVKVGAEVYANTVDVPGGRFDERLLAGSQVDEISYMSTPLGTLRRMCVYVPKVYFDEPDRQFPVLYLRHGKGDNERSWWDGANADAIMDNLIAGGKAVPMLVVMTYGMTDGSWAGGSAPWGIEKLEQELLEDVIPLVEKRYRVLPGKENRAIAGLSMGGGQAFMIGLRNLDKFAWIGEFSSGLLADAATDFSSYGIQLDADAVNGALELLWVSCGTLDDRWEGHLELCRRLDRAGIVYQSHDAAYGHQWQFWREQLRDFAAAIFKK; encoded by the coding sequence ATGAAGAAACTCTCAATCATATTATCTTGCTTATTATGGTCCTGCATCATGCAGGCGCAGTCTTTCTCTACTGCCGGATGGTGGGATGCTCCCGCAAAGGAAGCATTCTCCCCGGTGGTGGCGGAGGATGGCCGCGTGACATTCCGGGTCAATGCTCCCGGTGCCCGCAAGGTCGTGCTGTCCTTTGACGAATGGACAGTCCGCCGCTATCCTATGTCCAAGAAGGAGAAGGGCGTCTGGGAAGTGACCATAGGCCCGGTGAAGCCCGGTTGTTATGAGTATGCGTTTCTGGTCGACGGAGTCAAGGTGCTGGATTACGGCAACCCTGCAGTGAAAGTCGGCGCTGAGGTATATGCCAATACCGTGGACGTGCCGGGCGGCCGTTTCGACGAGCGTCTGCTCGCTGGCAGCCAGGTAGACGAGATCTCGTACATGAGCACTCCTCTCGGGACTCTCCGCAGGATGTGCGTCTATGTGCCGAAGGTCTATTTCGACGAGCCTGACCGCCAGTTCCCGGTGCTGTACCTGCGCCATGGGAAAGGCGACAACGAGCGCAGCTGGTGGGACGGGGCCAATGCCGACGCCATCATGGACAACCTGATCGCCGGCGGAAAAGCCGTTCCGATGCTGGTGGTGATGACCTATGGCATGACTGACGGCTCATGGGCCGGAGGCAGCGCTCCATGGGGGATAGAGAAACTGGAGCAGGAGTTGCTGGAGGATGTCATCCCTCTGGTCGAGAAGCGCTACCGGGTGCTGCCTGGAAAGGAAAACCGCGCGATTGCCGGGCTTTCCATGGGAGGCGGACAGGCCTTCATGATCGGTCTGCGCAACCTGGACAAGTTTGCATGGATAGGGGAGTTTTCTTCCGGTCTGCTGGCTGACGCAGCTACGGACTTTTCTTCCTACGGGATTCAGCTGGATGCTGATGCCGTCAACGGCGCTTTGGAGCTGCTGTGGGTGTCATGCGGGACGCTGGACGACCGTTGGGAGGGTCATCTGGAATTATGCCGCCGCCTCGACAGGGCCGGCATCGTCTATCAGAGCCATGATGCCGCTTATGGCCATCAGTGGCAGTTCTGGAGAGAGCAGCTGCGTGATTTCGCCGCCGCCATTTTTAAGAAATAA